One segment of Trachemys scripta elegans isolate TJP31775 chromosome 1, CAS_Tse_1.0, whole genome shotgun sequence DNA contains the following:
- the RTCB gene encoding RNA-splicing ligase RtcB homolog, producing the protein MSRSYNDELQYLDKLDKNSWRIKKGFVPNMNVEGVFYVNEPLEKLMFEELRNACRGGGAGGFLPAMKQIGNVAALPGIIHRSIGLPDVHSGYGFAIGNMAAFDMSDPDAVVSPGGVGFDINCGVRLLRTNLDESDVQPVKEQLAQAMFDHIPVGVGSKGVIPMNAKDLEEALEMGVDWSLREGYAWAEDKEHCEEYGRMLQADPNKVSSRAKKRGLPQLGTLGAGNHYAEIQVVDDIYNEYAARKMGIDHKGQVCVMIHSGSRGLGHQVATDALVAMEKAMKRDKIIVNDRQLACARIASPEGQDYLKGMAAAGNYAWVNRSSMTFLTRQAFAKVFNTTPDDLDLHVIYDVSHNIAKVEQHVVDGKERTLLVHRKGSTRAFPPHHPLIAVDYQLTGQPVLIGGTMGTCSYVLTGTEQGMTETFGTTCHGAGRALSRAKSRRNLDFQDVLDKLADMGIAIRVASPKLVMEEAPESYKNVTDVVNTCHAAGISKKAIKLRPIAVIKG; encoded by the exons ATGAGCCGCAGCTACAACGATGAGCTGCAGTACCTGGACAAGCTCGACAAGAACAGCTGGAGGATCAAGAAGGGCTTCGTGCCCAACATGAAC GTGGAAGGAGTGTTTTATGTAAATGAGCCGCTAGAGAAATTAATGTTTGAGGAGTTACGAAATGCCTGCAGAGGTGGAG GTGCTGGTGGATTCTTGCCGGCCATGAAACAGATTGGGAATGTGGCTGCACTACCTGgcattattcat AGATCTATCGGGCTTCCTGATGTACATTCTGGCTATGGGTTTGCCATTGGTAACATGGCAGCATTTGACATGAGTGACCCAGACGCAGTGGTGTCACCAG GTGGTGTCGGATTTGACATCAACTGTGGTGTCCGACTGCTGCGTACGAATCTGGATGAAAGTGACGTCCAGCCCGTGAAGGAACAGCTCGCCCAAGCCATGTTTGACCATATTCCAGTTGGCGTGGGCTCCAAGGGTGTCATTCCCATGAATGCCAA GGACTTGGAGGAGGCCCTGGAGATGGGTGTGGACTGGTCTCTCCGGGAAGGCTATGCCTGGGCAGAGGACAAGGAGCACTGTGAGGAGTATGGAAGGATGCTGCAGGCTGATCCCAATAAGGTCTCCTCAAGAGCTAAGAAAAGAGGTTTGCCTCAG CTGGGGACCCTGGGAGCAGGAAACCATTATGCTGAGATCCAGGTGGTGGATGACATTTATAACGAGTATGCTGCCAGGAAGATGGGCATTGATCACAAGGGACAGGTGTGTGTAATGATCCACAGCGGCAGCAGAGGCCTGGGCCATCAAGTAGCTACAG atGCTTTAGTGGCTATGGAGAAAGCCATGAAACGGGACAAGATCATAGTTAATGATCGCCAGTTGGCATGCGCCAGAATTGCCTCCCCAGAGGGACAGGACTACCTAAAGGGAATGGCAGCGGCTGGGAACTACGCATGGGTCAACCGCTCTTCCATGACTTTCCTAACCAGACAG GCCTTCGCTAAAGTCTTCAACACAACCCCTGATGACCTAGATCTTCATGTTATCTATGATGTGTCTCATAACATTGCCAAAGTGGAGCAGCATGTGGTGGATGGAAAAGAgcggaccctgctggtgcacagaaAGGGATCGACTAGGGCTTTCCCTCCTCATCATCCTCTCATTGCTGTTGATTACCAA CTGACTGGACAGCCAGTACTGATTGGTGGGACAATGGGAACCTGTAGCTATGTTCTTACTGGTACTGAGCAAGGCATGACCGAGACCTTTGGAACCACATGCCATGGAGCT GGTCGTGCATTGTCCCGAGCAAAATCTCGACGAAACTTGGACTTCCAGGATGTGTTGGACAAGCTGGCTGACATGGGGATCGCAATCCGTGTTGCTTCTCCCAAGCTGGTCATGGAAGAA gcaccAGAATCCTATAAAAATGTGACAGATGTGGTTAACACCTGCCATGCTGCTGGCATCAGCAAGAAAGCTATTAAATTGAGACCTATCGCTGTTATTAAAGGCTAG